A single genomic interval of Deferribacter autotrophicus harbors:
- a CDS encoding response regulator transcription factor, producing the protein MKKKILIIDDDLEILEILKLFLEMEDFKVVTAQNGITGFNLLQNNCYDLILLDLGLPDIDGEHLCKKIREKYDTPIIVLTAKETVSNKVLCFEYGCDDYITKPFEKIELLARIKAVLRRAKNTNINDKIISYPPFEINLEEGLCFKDGKHIELTKKELEILSFLVKNAGKNIKRDEIIKEIWGDDSLYRWSRTLDVHIQHLRQKIEKNPKKPYFIKTVPGVGYKFEC; encoded by the coding sequence ATGAAGAAAAAAATTTTGATTATTGATGATGATCTTGAAATTCTTGAAATTTTAAAGCTTTTTCTTGAAATGGAAGATTTTAAAGTAGTCACTGCTCAAAATGGAATTACTGGCTTTAATCTTCTCCAAAACAACTGCTACGATTTGATTCTATTAGACTTAGGCTTACCTGACATTGACGGCGAACATCTATGTAAAAAAATTAGAGAAAAATATGATACCCCCATCATTGTTTTAACAGCAAAAGAAACTGTTTCTAACAAAGTCCTTTGTTTTGAATACGGTTGTGATGATTACATTACCAAACCATTTGAAAAAATTGAATTATTAGCCAGAATAAAAGCGGTACTAAGAAGAGCGAAAAACACAAATATAAATGATAAGATAATTTCATACCCCCCATTTGAAATAAATCTGGAAGAAGGGTTATGTTTTAAAGATGGGAAACATATCGAATTGACCAAAAAAGAGCTGGAAATTTTAAGTTTCCTTGTAAAAAATGCAGGGAAAAATATAAAGAGAGATGAAATAATAAAAGAAATTTGGGGAGATGATTCCCTATATCGCTGGTCAAGAACCCTTGACGTTCATATTCAGCATTTGAGACAAAAAATAGAAAAAAATCCTAAAAAGCCATATTTTATAAAAACTGTACCTGGAGTTGGTTATAAATTTGAGTGCTAA
- a CDS encoding 4Fe-4S binding protein gives MKNKITKYRRLTQTFVFILMFLIPMLNIIGINFIKGTFYSLDVGDIAIADPLAIFQAFLVSKHFVLTMFVSIIIPVLLMFILGRIWCSWMCPYHFLVELLNSIRIKLRIKKKNKLKTYNKTNKVNIFRFSFLISGLFITGVVGIPLLNLISAPGIISSQALVLIKFHYFTFEIVFILILLIIEILLGNFFWCRYFCPTGTFLSIFRTKKGLHIVKTKESCSNCLRCIKSCPMGINPMTDGNNYLCHNCGKCVDVCPDNKKEDTLKFRFF, from the coding sequence ATGAAAAATAAAATTACAAAATATAGACGATTAACCCAAACGTTTGTCTTTATCTTAATGTTTTTAATCCCCATGTTGAATATTATTGGAATCAACTTTATAAAGGGGACTTTTTATTCTTTAGATGTGGGAGATATCGCTATCGCTGACCCTTTGGCCATCTTCCAAGCTTTTCTTGTCTCTAAGCATTTTGTACTCACCATGTTTGTCTCTATCATAATACCTGTACTTCTAATGTTTATTTTAGGCAGAATTTGGTGTAGCTGGATGTGTCCTTACCATTTTTTAGTTGAACTTTTAAATTCCATAAGAATAAAATTAAGAATAAAAAAGAAAAATAAATTAAAAACTTATAACAAAACCAATAAAGTTAATATTTTTAGATTTAGTTTTCTAATAAGCGGACTTTTCATAACAGGGGTCGTTGGAATCCCTTTATTAAATCTTATATCAGCGCCTGGTATTATCTCATCCCAAGCCCTCGTTTTAATAAAATTTCATTATTTCACCTTTGAAATAGTCTTTATTCTCATTTTGTTAATTATTGAAATTTTGTTAGGAAACTTTTTCTGGTGTAGATACTTTTGCCCTACCGGGACTTTTTTATCTATTTTTCGTACCAAAAAAGGGCTTCATATAGTAAAAACAAAAGAAAGCTGTAGCAATTGTTTAAGATGTATAAAAAGCTGTCCTATGGGTATCAATCCTATGACTGATGGAAATAATTATCTTTGTCATAATTGCGGTAAATGTGTAGATGTGTGTCCGGATAATAAAAAAGAAGATACATTAAAATTTAGATTTTTTTAA
- a CDS encoding 4Fe-4S dicluster domain-containing protein encodes MKIDDLKNFLNRNPFKGFFKKNRMRPPGAQEESKFMELCIRCARCIEVCPYDSIKRADVFERLQIGTPYIFAEEKGCYLCMKCPTVCPTGALDNNITKPEQVEIGIAIINQETCLNFKYFIDEEKGVSEDALLCSICYDVCPLRDTAIVMEHFILPVITDSCTGCGVCTEKCPTTPKSVNIIPKGMEEKELAGFYYRKLKIQAQKRSKTIKDTMAEKTEIEVKKKESISSFGEKPTFESNFDVQETIDEWEEQE; translated from the coding sequence ATGAAAATTGATGATTTAAAAAATTTCCTAAACCGTAATCCATTTAAAGGTTTTTTTAAAAAAAATAGAATGCGCCCTCCAGGTGCGCAAGAAGAATCCAAATTTATGGAATTATGTATTAGATGTGCACGTTGTATAGAAGTGTGCCCATATGATTCCATTAAAAGAGCTGATGTTTTTGAAAGATTACAAATAGGTACCCCGTACATTTTCGCCGAAGAAAAAGGGTGTTATCTTTGTATGAAATGCCCTACAGTTTGTCCGACTGGTGCTTTGGATAACAATATAACAAAACCTGAACAGGTAGAAATAGGGATTGCTATAATTAATCAGGAAACCTGTTTGAATTTCAAATATTTCATTGATGAAGAAAAAGGTGTAAGTGAAGATGCCCTTTTATGTAGTATCTGTTATGATGTATGCCCACTCAGAGATACTGCCATTGTAATGGAACATTTTATTTTACCAGTAATCACTGATTCTTGTACTGGTTGTGGCGTTTGTACGGAAAAATGCCCTACAACCCCAAAATCAGTAAATATCATCCCAAAAGGGATGGAAGAAAAAGAATTGGCTGGATTCTATTATAGAAAACTAAAGATCCAAGCTCAAAAGAGATCTAAAACAATAAAAGATACAATGGCAGAAAAAACGGAAATAGAGGTCAAAAAAAAAGAAAGTATATCCTCTTTCGGTGAAAAACCTACCTTTGAATCTAATTTTGATGTTCAAGAAACAATTGATGAATGGGAAGAACAAGAATGA
- a CDS encoding chaperone NapD encodes MLYCGCIIFVKDKQIKEVEKFILQYKEITVFTKSDDDQLIVVTIEAETDKQIEKLINELKQHEYIIDVSPHYLHFEEEVERILKTGEKPDLSGFSKSERRKTTNEN; translated from the coding sequence ATGCTATATTGTGGATGTATAATTTTTGTAAAAGATAAACAAATTAAAGAAGTAGAAAAGTTTATTTTACAATATAAAGAAATAACCGTATTCACAAAATCAGATGATGACCAACTTATAGTAGTAACCATTGAAGCTGAAACTGATAAACAGATAGAAAAGCTTATAAATGAATTAAAACAGCATGAATATATAATTGATGTTTCACCACATTATCTACATTTTGAAGAAGAAGTAGAAAGAATTTTGAAAACAGGGGAAAAACCTGATTTATCAGGTTTTTCAAAAAGTGAAAGAAGAAAAACGACCAATGAAAATTGA
- a CDS encoding molybdopterin oxidoreductase family protein, which translates to MSLSRRDFIKLSIASATAASIGLSLPKKVESKEIVDKWVKGTCRFCGTGCGVYVGVKDGKVVAIKGNPEAKTNFGFLCVKGFLAYKCMYHPDRLKYPMIRQKDGKFKRVSWDEALDYVAKKFKYFHKKYGKDSVAYYGSGQCTTEESYTFNKLWKGGFRSNMVEGNPRLCMASAVGGYITTFGSDEPVGSYADIENAKCIFLVGSNTSECHPIIFRRIMRHKLRNPDVKIIVCEPRKTNTAKIADLWLPVDPGTDLAVFHSMAREIIKNNWHDKKFIDAHTRITDGKNVYSFDKYVEFVEQFKPEVVEKLTRCPAENIRKAAKWFATSGATMTLWTMGLNQRTRGVWANNLIHNLHLITGNICKPGADSFSLTGQPNACGGVRETGSLCHLLPGTKPVKDKKWRTHVEKVWGLKPGTIDPKPGFHTMKMFDSLGGENDPNKPIKAMLTSTTNPAQSLPNLNRYIKGMKDAFLVVLDIFPTKTTQLADVVLPAAFLYEKGGVYGCSERRSQLTEKAVNPPGEAKPDIWIAAQIAKRMGFEKLIPWNMDDSMKANEMAWTDYITVTKDSDHSLWGATYDRLKKEKAGIQWPCPYPGHPGTYKRYVRGMDPMFEHEEFKRFFGKKIPDDAKIYFYMDKKGEGRANIWLRPYKGPAEVPDAEYPFYLTTGRVIAHWHTGTMTMRIPEIARSYPYAYIEIHPDDARKYNIFEGDLVEVISRRGKAILPARITKNSLPGVLFVPWFDQEISRMINFVCNDAVDPGSKEPEFKIAAVKIRKYSGSIQMKEKVIISDINSSYY; encoded by the coding sequence ATGTCATTAAGTAGAAGGGATTTTATTAAACTATCCATAGCATCAGCCACAGCTGCTTCTATAGGTCTTTCATTACCTAAAAAAGTAGAATCAAAAGAAATTGTTGATAAATGGGTTAAAGGTACATGCCGTTTTTGTGGAACTGGTTGCGGAGTTTATGTTGGTGTTAAAGATGGAAAAGTTGTTGCCATTAAAGGAAATCCTGAAGCTAAAACAAATTTCGGTTTCCTTTGTGTGAAAGGTTTTCTTGCTTACAAATGTATGTATCACCCAGACAGGCTTAAATATCCAATGATTAGGCAAAAAGACGGAAAATTTAAAAGAGTTTCCTGGGATGAAGCTCTTGACTATGTAGCTAAGAAATTTAAATATTTCCACAAAAAATATGGAAAAGATTCTGTAGCTTACTACGGTTCTGGTCAGTGTACCACAGAAGAAAGTTACACCTTCAACAAGCTTTGGAAAGGTGGATTTAGAAGTAACATGGTAGAAGGTAACCCAAGGCTCTGTATGGCAAGTGCAGTGGGTGGATATATCACAACCTTTGGTTCTGATGAACCTGTAGGTAGTTACGCTGATATTGAAAATGCTAAATGTATATTCCTTGTTGGATCAAATACCAGTGAATGTCACCCTATTATTTTCAGACGTATAATGAGACATAAACTTAGAAATCCTGATGTAAAAATCATCGTTTGTGAACCAAGGAAAACCAATACTGCAAAAATTGCAGACCTTTGGCTACCAGTGGATCCTGGGACAGACCTCGCAGTATTCCACTCAATGGCTAGAGAAATTATTAAAAACAACTGGCATGATAAAAAATTCATTGATGCACATACACGTATTACAGATGGTAAAAATGTTTACTCATTCGACAAATATGTTGAGTTTGTTGAACAGTTTAAACCTGAAGTTGTTGAAAAACTTACAAGATGTCCTGCTGAAAATATCAGAAAAGCTGCTAAGTGGTTTGCCACAAGTGGTGCCACAATGACTCTCTGGACAATGGGACTTAACCAAAGAACAAGGGGTGTTTGGGCAAACAACCTGATTCATAACTTACACCTCATTACAGGTAACATCTGTAAGCCTGGAGCTGATTCATTCTCCCTTACTGGTCAACCAAACGCTTGTGGTGGTGTTAGAGAAACTGGTTCTCTTTGTCACCTATTACCAGGAACAAAACCTGTTAAAGATAAAAAATGGCGTACTCACGTGGAAAAAGTTTGGGGACTTAAACCAGGCACCATTGATCCAAAACCTGGATTTCATACAATGAAAATGTTCGATTCCCTTGGTGGAGAAAATGATCCAAATAAACCTATAAAAGCAATGCTAACATCCACTACAAACCCAGCTCAATCGTTACCAAACCTTAATAGATACATAAAAGGTATGAAAGACGCTTTTCTGGTTGTACTCGATATTTTCCCAACTAAAACAACACAGCTTGCAGATGTAGTTCTTCCTGCTGCGTTCCTTTATGAAAAAGGTGGTGTTTACGGATGTAGTGAAAGAAGAAGCCAGCTCACAGAAAAAGCAGTTAATCCTCCTGGAGAAGCAAAACCTGATATCTGGATAGCAGCACAAATCGCAAAAAGAATGGGATTTGAAAAACTTATCCCATGGAATATGGATGATTCAATGAAAGCAAATGAAATGGCATGGACTGATTACATCACAGTTACAAAAGATAGTGACCACTCTCTATGGGGTGCAACCTACGATAGGCTCAAAAAAGAAAAAGCTGGTATTCAATGGCCATGTCCATATCCAGGACATCCTGGTACTTATAAAAGATATGTTCGCGGTATGGACCCAATGTTTGAACATGAAGAATTCAAGAGATTCTTTGGTAAAAAGATACCTGATGATGCCAAAATCTACTTCTATATGGATAAAAAAGGTGAAGGTAGAGCAAATATCTGGCTAAGACCTTATAAAGGACCAGCTGAGGTGCCTGATGCAGAATATCCATTCTATCTCACAACAGGTAGAGTTATTGCTCATTGGCACACCGGTACAATGACAATGAGAATACCTGAGATAGCAAGAAGTTATCCTTACGCTTACATTGAAATACACCCTGATGATGCTAGAAAATACAACATTTTTGAAGGTGACTTAGTTGAAGTAATTAGCAGAAGAGGAAAAGCAATATTACCTGCTAGAATCACTAAGAACTCATTGCCAGGCGTGCTTTTTGTACCTTGGTTCGATCAGGAAATCAGCAGAATGATTAACTTTGTATGTAACGATGCCGTTGACCCTGGATCAAAAGAACCAGAGTTTAAAATTGCTGCAGTTAAAATTAGAAAATACTCTGGCTCTATACAGATGAAGGAGAAAGTAATAATCTCTGATATTAATTCTAGTTATTATTAA
- a CDS encoding cytochrome c3 family protein, which produces MKTKVFILTFLLITILLVFNVYSDQHPEDMADSTCLSCHTDVTPDVVKQWNQSAHGLVGVECGVCHGDEKNFKAKPADETCIGCHSIQVENNLAKDKSCSSCHIAHSFTVHKVHQYK; this is translated from the coding sequence ATGAAAACAAAAGTGTTTATTTTGACCTTTTTACTTATTACCATTTTACTAGTATTTAATGTTTATTCAGACCAACACCCGGAAGATATGGCAGATTCCACCTGTTTGAGCTGCCACACCGATGTAACACCGGATGTGGTTAAGCAGTGGAATCAAAGTGCTCACGGGCTTGTTGGAGTAGAATGTGGTGTATGCCACGGAGATGAAAAGAACTTCAAAGCCAAACCTGCAGACGAAACATGTATCGGCTGTCACTCCATTCAAGTTGAAAATAACCTCGCCAAAGACAAATCCTGCTCAAGCTGCCACATAGCTCACAGTTTTACAGTTCATAAAGTTCATCAGTACAAATAG
- a CDS encoding multiheme c-type cytochrome — MRKLVLFCLFLLFVSSAFALDIKGISVDAESAKCITCHQDMNIATKVHDQWAESAHAKNGVGCLDCHEAEQGDFDAIKHYGQFVATHPTPKDCAKCHEEEVEQNTKSKHAYPFWLYAPADRAVFEPIVGTKQGCEQCHNVSAFWPDGSVGECDVCHSKHTFDLAQAHNPYTCGECHLGPDHPQIEIYIESKHGNIFTTRMAQGKLNLDYNTKKTGDTPLDFPVCTTCHMDAINGLNSTHNVSERLSWESQAPWSYRTIWFEEELGSWKDKQERMKTACKACHAPNFVEDYFLVYDLVNLQYNEIRRAFVYWTKLYEKKGLIKPLKAKTSNGDVKKFSNTVINASWYTTASEIMYNSWHHEGRRFRMGAGMQGADYVQWHGIWELQHNLQEMIAWGAEHGVEEAKKIYESDSPTKFYPYKLYDFPGGLYGLYTEEQYSVPALYKLIPNYWEMVKANVEQAYKKGFLTKAEWERWLERYNNRDKYLGKKFGKHKIFEDYKKRKAKELNLKDKNSALYKTIKIGLPSPAITDVK, encoded by the coding sequence ATGCGTAAGTTAGTTCTTTTTTGTTTGTTTCTTTTATTTGTAAGTAGTGCCTTTGCCCTTGATATCAAAGGAATTAGCGTGGATGCTGAAAGTGCAAAGTGTATTACTTGTCACCAAGATATGAATATTGCCACAAAAGTTCATGATCAATGGGCAGAAAGTGCACACGCAAAGAACGGTGTTGGCTGTCTTGATTGTCACGAAGCTGAGCAGGGCGACTTTGATGCAATCAAACACTATGGTCAATTTGTAGCGACTCATCCAACTCCAAAAGATTGTGCTAAGTGTCACGAAGAAGAAGTTGAGCAGAATACCAAGAGTAAGCACGCTTATCCTTTCTGGCTTTATGCTCCAGCTGACAGAGCTGTTTTCGAGCCAATTGTTGGTACAAAACAAGGTTGTGAACAGTGTCACAACGTATCAGCATTTTGGCCAGATGGTAGTGTGGGCGAGTGTGATGTATGTCACTCTAAACATACCTTCGATTTAGCTCAAGCTCACAATCCATATACTTGTGGTGAGTGTCACTTAGGTCCTGACCATCCACAAATCGAGATTTATATTGAGTCTAAGCATGGTAACATTTTTACTACAAGAATGGCTCAAGGTAAGTTGAATTTGGATTATAACACCAAGAAAACAGGTGATACTCCATTAGATTTCCCTGTATGTACAACATGTCATATGGATGCTATTAACGGATTGAACAGTACTCACAACGTAAGTGAAAGATTGTCCTGGGAATCTCAAGCACCATGGAGTTACAGAACAATCTGGTTTGAAGAAGAACTTGGTAGCTGGAAAGATAAGCAGGAAAGAATGAAAACTGCATGTAAAGCATGTCACGCTCCAAACTTCGTGGAAGATTACTTCCTTGTATATGACCTTGTAAACCTTCAGTACAACGAAATCAGAAGAGCTTTTGTTTACTGGACAAAACTTTACGAGAAAAAAGGTTTAATTAAGCCTCTTAAGGCTAAAACATCTAATGGTGATGTGAAAAAATTCTCTAATACTGTAATAAATGCTAGCTGGTATACAACAGCATCTGAAATTATGTACAATTCATGGCATCATGAAGGTAGAAGATTTAGAATGGGTGCTGGTATGCAAGGTGCTGACTATGTTCAGTGGCATGGTATCTGGGAGTTGCAGCACAACTTACAAGAGATGATTGCTTGGGGTGCTGAGCATGGTGTAGAAGAGGCTAAGAAAATTTATGAAAGTGATAGCCCAACTAAATTCTATCCATACAAACTCTATGACTTCCCTGGTGGATTATACGGACTTTACACAGAAGAGCAGTATTCTGTTCCTGCGCTTTACAAACTTATTCCAAATTATTGGGAAATGGTGAAGGCTAATGTTGAGCAAGCATACAAGAAAGGATTCTTGACTAAAGCAGAGTGGGAAAGATGGCTTGAAAGGTACAACAACAGAGATAAATATCTTGGTAAGAAATTCGGTAAGCATAAAATATTCGAAGATTACAAAAAGAGAAAGGCTAAAGAGCTTAATTTGAAAGATAAAAATTCTGCTCTTTACAAAACAATCAAAATAGGTTTACCTTCACCAGCAATAACTGATGTAAAATAA
- the hcp gene encoding hydroxylamine reductase, translated as MFCYQCSEALKNQGCTVRGVCGKDDEVASLQDLLIYSAKGLGYLLNEGRKKGIKNEKADLFVLEALFATITNVNFDPQRFVDYVNQSIEIRNELIDQIKPEGNLPDAATFKVNGKEDMLAKAAAVGILSEENEDIRSLNELLIYGLKGIAAYADHAYVLNHKSEEIFEFVDFALAETLRKDISADELINLVLKAGDVAVKTMELLDKANTSRYGNPEVTKVYTGLEEGPAILVSGHDLLDLEELLKQTEGTGVNVYTHGEMLPAHAYPEFKKYKHLKGNFGTAWFNQIHEFPEFNGAILFTTNCIVPPKDSYFDRLFTTGLVGWPGVPHIPNRTDGKPKDFTPVIEKAKALGGLKPKEGKYITIGFAHEQVMQVADKVIEAVKSGKIKRFIVMAGCDGRLKKREYYTEVAKKLPQDTVILTAGCAKYRYNMLDLGDIDGIPRILDAGQCNDSYSLAYIALKLKEAFGLDDINDLPISYDIAWYEQKAVAVLLALLALGVKGIRLGPVLPAFLSPNVAKVLVENFDIKPIGDVDSDIEAMLQGK; from the coding sequence ATGTTTTGTTATCAGTGTAGTGAGGCTTTGAAAAATCAAGGTTGTACTGTAAGAGGTGTTTGTGGGAAGGATGATGAAGTAGCAAGTTTACAGGATCTTTTAATTTATTCTGCAAAAGGGTTAGGTTATCTTCTCAATGAGGGAAGAAAAAAAGGTATTAAAAATGAGAAAGCTGATCTGTTTGTACTTGAAGCGCTTTTTGCTACAATTACTAATGTTAACTTTGATCCTCAGAGATTTGTTGATTATGTCAATCAATCAATAGAAATCAGAAATGAATTGATTGATCAGATTAAACCTGAGGGTAATTTGCCAGATGCAGCTACATTCAAAGTAAATGGTAAAGAGGATATGCTTGCTAAAGCGGCTGCAGTTGGGATACTCTCAGAGGAGAATGAAGATATCAGATCTTTGAATGAACTTCTCATTTATGGTTTGAAAGGTATTGCAGCTTATGCTGATCATGCTTATGTGTTGAATCACAAAAGTGAAGAGATTTTTGAGTTCGTAGATTTTGCTCTTGCTGAAACGTTGAGAAAAGATATCTCTGCTGATGAACTTATCAATCTTGTTTTGAAAGCAGGTGATGTAGCAGTTAAGACGATGGAGTTGCTTGATAAAGCAAATACTTCAAGATACGGCAACCCTGAAGTTACAAAAGTGTATACAGGACTTGAAGAAGGTCCAGCTATCCTTGTAAGTGGTCACGATTTGCTTGACCTTGAAGAGTTGCTCAAGCAAACAGAGGGTACAGGCGTAAATGTTTATACTCATGGTGAAATGCTTCCAGCCCATGCTTATCCTGAGTTTAAAAAGTATAAACATCTTAAAGGAAACTTTGGTACAGCCTGGTTTAATCAGATTCATGAGTTTCCTGAATTTAACGGTGCAATTCTTTTCACAACAAACTGTATTGTTCCACCAAAGGATTCTTATTTTGACAGACTTTTCACAACAGGGCTTGTGGGCTGGCCAGGTGTGCCACACATCCCAAACAGAACAGATGGAAAACCTAAAGATTTTACACCTGTAATTGAAAAGGCAAAAGCTCTTGGCGGATTGAAGCCGAAAGAAGGTAAATATATAACAATTGGTTTTGCTCATGAACAGGTAATGCAAGTTGCTGATAAAGTAATTGAAGCAGTTAAATCTGGTAAGATTAAGAGATTTATAGTTATGGCAGGTTGTGACGGTAGACTTAAAAAGCGTGAGTATTACACTGAAGTTGCTAAAAAATTGCCTCAAGATACTGTAATCTTGACAGCTGGTTGTGCTAAATACAGATATAATATGCTGGATCTTGGTGATATTGATGGTATTCCAAGAATTCTTGATGCTGGTCAGTGTAATGATAGTTATTCTTTGGCTTATATTGCATTGAAGTTGAAAGAAGCTTTTGGACTTGATGATATAAATGATTTACCAATTTCTTACGATATTGCATGGTATGAGCAGAAGGCTGTGGCTGTGCTTCTTGCACTTCTTGCTCTTGGTGTAAAAGGTATCAGGCTTGGGCCAGTTCTTCCTGCGTTCCTTTCACCAAATGTAGCTAAGGTACTTGTGGAAAACTTTGATATCAAACCAATAGGTGATGTAGATTCAGATATTGAAGCAATGCTTCAAGGAAAATAA
- a CDS encoding cytochrome c3 family protein, with protein sequence MKKSLFFLILFIVTFATLSYGYDPDSTCVKCHSDKKLLEKLGSPQMYLDPVEVDKEVNMEGAPTCVDCHLGNNQTMDKNEAHKGMPRPFYAAIGKKHKYEAIGREVTNYDPIQPKGKNRTKLLLRKPTNEAKQKYGIKKLMQLFYHDHDPKTFAYSPKIAKETCGKCHEQEFTDYNKSGMGLNKYQRAFTNWRKNPPGPQNCGVWWGDNYEQIKNECTKDFTQLMNDGKNRGCNKCHASCNDCHYEGYKKSKARHIFTKKVENLSCYGSGKGTICHAGPMDRRRGAGYMREEFAFPYGELPADVHSKNNINCTDCHKMKNHSYGHLASIDAKESCSKCHAEIVEAVKTSNNHKNVDCSSCHIQEVGAYQFTFWGPGISEGQFNYFAKHKQYYGVRSIPTLVKHPATGKWIPVKPYPMAVMNIKGNVEKTGLMVREIKKTIVKGKTEIGEPKEFVIERKPDEVNDMYIITGIFKGLKNNDNMLAWIQMDKMSHAIGKGRNCNSCHSSHEQIATSWFAYTVKTDVKKPFYGSYVIKAGKNGIEFGDFKYSEIIPVKGRHIDDFAPFVYVKNAWDVKGIDFSIPFDEQKYENTLNEYNLLYAKIHTLKMKFKKDKTKVSELEKIRKILPHNIETAKKLLESFK encoded by the coding sequence ATGAAGAAATCGTTGTTTTTTTTAATTTTATTTATTGTAACTTTTGCCACATTATCATATGGTTACGATCCAGATTCTACCTGTGTTAAATGTCATTCAGACAAGAAATTGTTAGAAAAACTTGGATCTCCCCAAATGTATCTTGATCCGGTAGAAGTTGACAAAGAAGTAAATATGGAAGGTGCCCCAACATGTGTTGATTGCCACCTGGGTAACAATCAAACTATGGATAAAAATGAAGCCCATAAAGGTATGCCAAGACCATTTTATGCTGCAATCGGAAAAAAACACAAATATGAAGCAATAGGAAGAGAAGTAACAAATTATGATCCTATCCAACCAAAAGGTAAAAATAGGACAAAACTATTACTGAGAAAACCAACTAATGAAGCTAAGCAAAAATATGGAATTAAAAAATTAATGCAACTTTTCTATCACGATCACGATCCAAAAACTTTTGCTTATTCACCTAAAATTGCTAAAGAAACTTGTGGAAAATGCCATGAACAGGAATTTACTGACTATAATAAATCTGGAATGGGATTAAATAAATATCAGAGAGCTTTTACAAACTGGAGAAAAAATCCTCCTGGGCCACAAAATTGCGGAGTATGGTGGGGAGACAATTATGAACAGATAAAAAATGAATGTACAAAAGATTTTACCCAATTGATGAATGATGGGAAAAATAGAGGGTGCAATAAATGTCACGCAAGTTGTAATGATTGTCACTATGAAGGTTATAAAAAATCTAAAGCGAGACACATTTTCACTAAGAAAGTAGAAAATCTAAGTTGTTACGGTAGCGGGAAAGGAACAATTTGTCATGCTGGGCCTATGGATCGAAGAAGGGGAGCTGGGTATATGCGTGAAGAATTTGCATTTCCATATGGAGAATTACCTGCTGATGTTCATTCTAAGAATAATATAAACTGTACAGACTGTCATAAGATGAAAAATCATAGCTATGGGCATTTGGCTTCAATTGATGCTAAAGAATCATGTTCAAAATGCCACGCTGAAATTGTTGAGGCAGTAAAAACAAGTAATAACCATAAAAATGTTGACTGTTCATCCTGTCATATTCAAGAAGTAGGTGCTTATCAGTTTACTTTCTGGGGCCCCGGTATTTCAGAAGGTCAGTTCAATTACTTTGCAAAACATAAACAGTACTATGGCGTAAGAAGTATACCAACCTTAGTTAAGCATCCGGCTACTGGAAAATGGATTCCTGTCAAACCATACCCTATGGCTGTTATGAACATTAAAGGTAATGTAGAAAAAACTGGACTCATGGTCAGAGAAATCAAAAAAACTATTGTTAAAGGTAAAACAGAAATTGGTGAACCTAAAGAATTTGTAATAGAAAGAAAACCTGATGAAGTTAATGATATGTATATAATAACAGGAATTTTTAAGGGATTAAAAAACAACGATAATATGCTTGCTTGGATTCAAATGGATAAAATGTCACATGCAATAGGTAAAGGGAGAAATTGCAACAGTTGTCATTCAAGCCATGAACAAATTGCAACAAGTTGGTTTGCCTACACTGTAAAAACAGATGTAAAAAAACCTTTCTATGGCTCTTATGTTATCAAAGCTGGTAAAAATGGGATAGAGTTTGGCGATTTTAAATATAGTGAGATTATTCCTGTAAAAGGTAGACATATAGATGATTTTGCACCTTTTGTTTATGTGAAAAATGCTTGGGATGTAAAAGGAATAGATTTTTCAATACCTTTTGATGAGCAAAAATATGAAAATACTCTCAATGAATATAATCTACTATATGCAAAAATTCACACATTAAAAATGAAATTCAAGAAAGATAAAACTAAAGTCTCTGAATTAGAGAAAATTAGAAAAATTCTTCCTCACAATATTGAAACGGCAAAAAAATTATTAGAATCATTCAAATAA